The Acipenser ruthenus chromosome 37, fAciRut3.2 maternal haplotype, whole genome shotgun sequence genome has a window encoding:
- the LOC117966128 gene encoding disintegrin and metalloproteinase domain-containing protein 9-like isoform X1, whose translation MGTTLTQRRGVNLFSFCILLSSGIASESSAFSQTSHLSSYEVTVPKLIGKAKRDLDNAVSKKVSYVIQAEGRDHVVHLEKNEQFLPKDFTVFTYSKEGALISKQPEMQHHCHYQGYVEDIPNSMVALSTCSGLRGILQTANASYGIEPLDSSSTFQHLIYRLENLQSQPSACGVPHTHPETQDTQHTAHFDLPSVTQLLRRKRDVLPQTRYVELFLVVDNERFDFSNRNQTAVREEMVQLANYIDSMYIALNIRIVLVGLEIWNLQNKINIDGSAGEVLGRFVQWREKELAGRRRHDSAQLILKKSFGGTAGMAFVGTVCSRSHGGGINAFPHNNVPMFASIVAHELGHNLGMNHDDGRDCHCGVSACVMNSGATGSRNFSTCSSDDFEKLIVNNGGSCLLNLPHPDEAYSPPFCGNKLVDVGEECDCGSPKECEKDSCCEAKTCKLKRGAQCAYGVCCKNCQFMPGGTVCRGSSNECDLPEYCNGTSQLCQPDVFVQDGHPCKNSKAYCYNGVCQHYDGQCQAIFGPKAKAAPQVCFKDVNLKGDRFGNCGFQGNGYKRCESRNAMCGKLQCENVETLPVFGIQPSIIQTPIGNTKCWGVDFLLGSDVPDPGMVNEGTRCEEGKVCLNYQCVDAAVLKYDCDVEKMCHAHGVCNSNKNCHCDKGWAPPFCESKGYGGSVDSGPAYNDKDHSLRDGLLVFFFLIVPLSLLGLFAFFRRNELKRQFCRKKRSQTYESDGRAQPAAGRGQTPRSASNNIVKEGHQVQLLPPEEVVQTSRTAAVPSYAVRDPHTTPLRPPPPPVKQPVPQRPAPPPPV comes from the exons GTTCGGCTTTTTCCCAAACCTCGCATCTCTCTTCGTATGAAGTAACAGTTCCAAAGTTAATAGGAAAAGCAAAGCGGGACCTTGACAATGCTGTCTCCAAAAAG GTGTCGTACGTCATACAAGCAGAAGGAAGGGACCACGTTGTCCACCTGGAAAAGAATGA ACAGTTTCTCCCAAAGGACTTCACCGTGTTTACCTACTCCAAGGAGGGGGCCTTGATCTCCAAGCAGCCTGAGATGCAG cACCATTGTCATTATCAGGGTTATGTGGAGGATATTCCCAACTCCATGGTGGCACTGAGCACCTGCTCTGGACTCAG GGGGATTCTGCAAACCGCCAATGCCAGCTATGGAATAGAGCCCCTGGACTCTTCCTCTACCTTTCAACACCTTATCTATCGCCTTGAAAACCTCCAGTCCCAGCCTTCAGCGTGTGGAGTGCCgcacacacacccagagacacaAGACACGCAGCACACGGCACACTTTGATCTGCCAAGCGTGACCCAGCTACTGAGA AGAAAAAGAGATGTGTTACCCCAGACACGGTACGTGGAGCTATTTCTGGTTGTGGATAATGAGCGG TTTGATTTTTCGAACAGGAACCAGACTGCAGTGCGCGAGGAAATGGTTCAGCTTGCCAACTACATTGACAGT ATGTACATTGCCTTAAACATACGCATTGTCCTAGTGGGGCTGGAGATCTGGAATCTTCAGAATAAGATCAACATCGATGGGAGTGCGGGGGAGGTGCTGGGGCGGTTTGTTCAGTGGAGGGAGAAGGAGCTTGCAGGACGCAGGAGACACGACAGCGCCCAGTTAATCCT AAAGAAGAGTTTTGGAGGCACAGCGGGAATGGCGTTTGTCGGGACTGTGTGTTCAAGGAGTCACGGCGGAGGGATTAATGCG TTTCCACACAACAATGTCCCGATGTTCGCGTCTATCGTTGCCCACGAGCTGGGGCACAACCTGGGAATGAACCATGATGATGGGAGAGACTGTCACTGTGGCGTGTCTGCCTGTGTCATGAACTCCGGAGCCAC TGGCTCGAGGAACTTCAGTACCTGCAGCTCTGATGACTTTGAGAAGCTGATTGTGAACAACGGGGGAAGCTGCCTGCTGAACCTGCCCCACCCCGACGAGGCCTACAGCCCCCCCTTCTGCGGGAACAAGCTGGTGGACGTGGGGGAGGAGTGTGACTGCGGGTCACCCAAG GAATGTGAAAAGGATTCTTGTTGTGAAGCTAAGACATGCAAGCTGAAGCGAGGGGCCCAGTGTGCTTACGGAGTCTGCTGTAAAAATTGTCAG TTCATGCCCGGGGGGACTGTGTGTCGAGGAAGCAGCAACGAGTGTGATCTCCCGGAGTACTGCAACGGGACGTCCCAGCTTTGCCAGCCTGACGTCTTTGTGCAGGACGGGCACCCCTGCAAAAACAGTAAAGCCTACTGTTACAATGGGGTGTGCCAGCACTACGACGGGCAGTGCCAGGCTATCTTTGGACCAA AAGCCAAGGCTGCTCCTCAAGTTTGCTTCAAAGATGTCAATCTGAAGGGAGACAGATTTGGAAACTGTGGTTTCCAGGGTAATGGCTATAAGAGGTGTGAAAGCAG AAACGCGATGTGTGGTAAGCTGCAGTGCGAGAATGTGGAAACCCTCCCAGTGTTTGGCATCCAGCCTTCTATCATCCAGACTCCGATTGGGAACACCAAGTGCTGGGGAGTGGATTTCCTGCTGGGCTCTGATGTGCCGGACCCTGGCATGGTGAACGAAGGAACCAGGTGTGAAGAAGGCAAG GTTTGTTTGAATTACCAATGCGTGGATGCGGCTGTTCTTAAATATGACTGCGACGTGGAGAAGATGTGCCATGCCCACGGG GTCTGTAACAGCAATAAGAATTGCCATTGTGATAAAGGCTGGGCTCCCCCATTCTGTGAAAGCAAGGGGTATGGTGGTAGTGTTGACAGTGGGCCCGCTTACAATG ACAAGGATCACTCTCTGCGTGACGGGCTGCTTGTCTTCTTCTTCCTCATCGTTCCTCTCTCGCTGCTCGGCTTGTTCGCCTTCTTCAGGAGGAATGAGCTGAAGAGGCAATTCTGCAGGAAGAAGAGATCCCAGACCTACGA gtCTGACGGCAGGGCTCAGCCAGCAGCAGGCAGAGGACAGACCCCACGAAGTGCCTCTAACAACATAGTCAAAGAAGGG caCCAGGTTCAGTTATTACCACCAGAAGAG GTTGTGCAAACAAGTCGGACGGCAGCAGTGCCATCGTATGCTGTGAGGGATCCGCACACAACCCCGTTAAG ACCGCCTCCTCCTCCTGTCAAGCAGCCAGTGCCTCAGAGACCTGCCCCTCCACCTCCGGTATAG
- the LOC117962507 gene encoding indoleamine 2,3-dioxygenase 1-like isoform X3 has translation MDKDLHRLVLTQGIDLQEFCVSQEYGFVLSDPLTDLPEYYQPWMEIAKHVPSLIENRQIRSRVNEALPRSLAVPYCEVSELLGLPPILVYADSVLANWKKKDPNGPLEIGNLDTIFTFPGGNCARGFFLVSLIVEIAAATGIKSIATALNSMSLYDTNSLHEALLDIAKSLNNMREAFKLMHGSVDPGDFYGQLRIFLHGWRDNPLLPEGMLYEGVWEEPKHYSGGSAAQSSAIQCFDEFLGIRHGFDYEAPYLNRMRDYMPPAHRALIQAIAAGPSARHHIIATGSAELCHAYNNCVTALVELRNYHINTVVKYITIPANKGKVTSGCIFQIHSSAVAETGTGGTDLMCFLKSVRDTTRRVLINDI, from the exons ATGGACAAAGACTTGCACAGGCTGGTGCTAACTCAGGGAATCGACCTGCAGGAGTTCTGTGTGTCTCAGGAATATGGGTTTGTTCTTTCAGATCcgctg ACTGACCTGCCTGAGTATTACCAGCCCTGGATGGAGATAGCCAAGCACGTGCCCAGCTTAATCGAAAACCGTCAGATTCGCTCCAGAGTCAACGAG GCCCTCCCAAGGAGCCTGGCTGTACCCTACTGTGAAGTCTCCGAGCTTCTCGGCCTCCCTCCCATACTGGTCTACGCAGACTCGGTCTTGGCAAACTGGAAGAAAAAGGATCCCAATGG ACCTCTGGAAATAGG AAATCTAGATACGATATTCACATTCCCGGGAGGCAACTGTGCCAGAggattttttttagtttctctGATTGTCGAGATAGCTGCAGCCACGGGTATAAAG TCTATTGCCACAGCACTGAACTCCATGTCCCTATACGATACCAACTCCTTGCATGAGGCTCTGCTAGATATAGCAAAGTCTCTCAACAACATGAGAGAAGCGTTCAAACTAATGCATG GCAGTGTAGACCCAGGAGACTTCTATGGACAACTAAGAATATTTTTGCACGG CTGGAGAGACAACCCGCTGTTGCCCGAAGGCATGCTGTACGAGGGGGTGTGGGAGGAGCCGAAGCACTACTCCGGGGGCAGTGCTGCACAGAGCTCAGCGATCCAGTGCTTCGATGAGTTTCTGGGGATACGGCACGGATTTGACTATG AAGCTCCATACCTCAACAGGATGAGGGACTACATGCCCCCGGCCCACAGGGCCCTGATTCAGGCTATAGCTGCTGGACCCTCGGCCCGCCACCACATCATAGCCACTGGGAGCGCTGAACTGTGCCACGCCTACAACAACTGTGTCACCGCGCTAGTGGAACTGAGAAACTATCACATCAACACCGTGGTCAAGTACATAACAATCCCAGCCAACAAAGGAAAAGTGACCAGCGGCTGCATCTTTCAGATACACTCCTCAGCTGTAGCTGAAACAGGGACAGGAGGCACAGATCTCATGTGTTTCCTGAAATCAGTCAGAGATACAACCCGAAGGGTGTTAATAAATGACATTTAG
- the LOC117962507 gene encoding indoleamine 2,3-dioxygenase 2-like isoform X1, whose amino-acid sequence MDKDLHRLVLTQGIDLQEFCVSQEYGFVLSDPLTDLPEYYQPWMEIAKHVPSLIENRQIRSRVNEMPLLSTVHLQGHREQRLAHLALGFITMGYVWQEGVKHPSKALPRSLAVPYCEVSELLGLPPILVYADSVLANWKKKDPNGPLEIGNLDTIFTFPGGNCARGFFLVSLIVEIAAATGIKSIATALNSMSLYDTNSLHEALLDIAKSLNNMREAFKLMHGSVDPGDFYGQLRIFLHGWRDNPLLPEGMLYEGVWEEPKHYSGGSAAQSSAIQCFDEFLGIRHGFDYEAPYLNRMRDYMPPAHRALIQAIAAGPSARHHIIATGSAELCHAYNNCVTALVELRNYHINTVVKYITIPANKGKVTSGCIFQIHSSAVAETGTGGTDLMCFLKSVRDTTRRVLINDI is encoded by the exons ATGGACAAAGACTTGCACAGGCTGGTGCTAACTCAGGGAATCGACCTGCAGGAGTTCTGTGTGTCTCAGGAATATGGGTTTGTTCTTTCAGATCcgctg ACTGACCTGCCTGAGTATTACCAGCCCTGGATGGAGATAGCCAAGCACGTGCCCAGCTTAATCGAAAACCGTCAGATTCGCTCCAGAGTCAACGAG ATGCCTCTATTGAGCACTGTCCATCTACAAGGCCACAGAGAGCAGAGGCTGGCCCACCTCGCACTGGGCTTCATCACAATGGGCTACGTCTGGCAGGAGGGGGTGAAACACCCAAGCAAG GCCCTCCCAAGGAGCCTGGCTGTACCCTACTGTGAAGTCTCCGAGCTTCTCGGCCTCCCTCCCATACTGGTCTACGCAGACTCGGTCTTGGCAAACTGGAAGAAAAAGGATCCCAATGG ACCTCTGGAAATAGG AAATCTAGATACGATATTCACATTCCCGGGAGGCAACTGTGCCAGAggattttttttagtttctctGATTGTCGAGATAGCTGCAGCCACGGGTATAAAG TCTATTGCCACAGCACTGAACTCCATGTCCCTATACGATACCAACTCCTTGCATGAGGCTCTGCTAGATATAGCAAAGTCTCTCAACAACATGAGAGAAGCGTTCAAACTAATGCATG GCAGTGTAGACCCAGGAGACTTCTATGGACAACTAAGAATATTTTTGCACGG CTGGAGAGACAACCCGCTGTTGCCCGAAGGCATGCTGTACGAGGGGGTGTGGGAGGAGCCGAAGCACTACTCCGGGGGCAGTGCTGCACAGAGCTCAGCGATCCAGTGCTTCGATGAGTTTCTGGGGATACGGCACGGATTTGACTATG AAGCTCCATACCTCAACAGGATGAGGGACTACATGCCCCCGGCCCACAGGGCCCTGATTCAGGCTATAGCTGCTGGACCCTCGGCCCGCCACCACATCATAGCCACTGGGAGCGCTGAACTGTGCCACGCCTACAACAACTGTGTCACCGCGCTAGTGGAACTGAGAAACTATCACATCAACACCGTGGTCAAGTACATAACAATCCCAGCCAACAAAGGAAAAGTGACCAGCGGCTGCATCTTTCAGATACACTCCTCAGCTGTAGCTGAAACAGGGACAGGAGGCACAGATCTCATGTGTTTCCTGAAATCAGTCAGAGATACAACCCGAAGGGTGTTAATAAATGACATTTAG
- the LOC117962507 gene encoding indoleamine 2,3-dioxygenase 2-like isoform X2: protein MDKDLHRLVLTQGIDLQEFCVSQEYGFVLSDPLTDLPEYYQPWMEIAKHVPSLIENRQIRSRVNEMPLLSTVHLQGHREQRLAHLALGFITMGYVWQEGVKHPSKALPRSLAVPYCEVSELLGLPPILVYADSVLANWKKKDPNGPLEIGNLDTIFTFPGGNCARGFFLVSLIVEIAAATGIKSIATALNSMSLYDTNSLHEALLDIAKSLNNMREAFKLMHGSVDPGDFYGQLRIFLHGWRDNPLLPEGMLYEGVWEEPKHYSGGSAAQSSAIQCFDEFLGIRHGFDYAPYLNRMRDYMPPAHRALIQAIAAGPSARHHIIATGSAELCHAYNNCVTALVELRNYHINTVVKYITIPANKGKVTSGCIFQIHSSAVAETGTGGTDLMCFLKSVRDTTRRVLINDI, encoded by the exons ATGGACAAAGACTTGCACAGGCTGGTGCTAACTCAGGGAATCGACCTGCAGGAGTTCTGTGTGTCTCAGGAATATGGGTTTGTTCTTTCAGATCcgctg ACTGACCTGCCTGAGTATTACCAGCCCTGGATGGAGATAGCCAAGCACGTGCCCAGCTTAATCGAAAACCGTCAGATTCGCTCCAGAGTCAACGAG ATGCCTCTATTGAGCACTGTCCATCTACAAGGCCACAGAGAGCAGAGGCTGGCCCACCTCGCACTGGGCTTCATCACAATGGGCTACGTCTGGCAGGAGGGGGTGAAACACCCAAGCAAG GCCCTCCCAAGGAGCCTGGCTGTACCCTACTGTGAAGTCTCCGAGCTTCTCGGCCTCCCTCCCATACTGGTCTACGCAGACTCGGTCTTGGCAAACTGGAAGAAAAAGGATCCCAATGG ACCTCTGGAAATAGG AAATCTAGATACGATATTCACATTCCCGGGAGGCAACTGTGCCAGAggattttttttagtttctctGATTGTCGAGATAGCTGCAGCCACGGGTATAAAG TCTATTGCCACAGCACTGAACTCCATGTCCCTATACGATACCAACTCCTTGCATGAGGCTCTGCTAGATATAGCAAAGTCTCTCAACAACATGAGAGAAGCGTTCAAACTAATGCATG GCAGTGTAGACCCAGGAGACTTCTATGGACAACTAAGAATATTTTTGCACGG CTGGAGAGACAACCCGCTGTTGCCCGAAGGCATGCTGTACGAGGGGGTGTGGGAGGAGCCGAAGCACTACTCCGGGGGCAGTGCTGCACAGAGCTCAGCGATCCAGTGCTTCGATGAGTTTCTGGGGATACGGCACGGATTTGACTATG CTCCATACCTCAACAGGATGAGGGACTACATGCCCCCGGCCCACAGGGCCCTGATTCAGGCTATAGCTGCTGGACCCTCGGCCCGCCACCACATCATAGCCACTGGGAGCGCTGAACTGTGCCACGCCTACAACAACTGTGTCACCGCGCTAGTGGAACTGAGAAACTATCACATCAACACCGTGGTCAAGTACATAACAATCCCAGCCAACAAAGGAAAAGTGACCAGCGGCTGCATCTTTCAGATACACTCCTCAGCTGTAGCTGAAACAGGGACAGGAGGCACAGATCTCATGTGTTTCCTGAAATCAGTCAGAGATACAACCCGAAGGGTGTTAATAAATGACATTTAG
- the LOC117962507 gene encoding indoleamine 2,3-dioxygenase 1-like isoform X4, translating into MEIAKHVPSLIENRQIRSRVNEMPLLSTVHLQGHREQRLAHLALGFITMGYVWQEGVKHPSKALPRSLAVPYCEVSELLGLPPILVYADSVLANWKKKDPNGPLEIGNLDTIFTFPGGNCARGFFLVSLIVEIAAATGIKSIATALNSMSLYDTNSLHEALLDIAKSLNNMREAFKLMHGSVDPGDFYGQLRIFLHGWRDNPLLPEGMLYEGVWEEPKHYSGGSAAQSSAIQCFDEFLGIRHGFDYEAPYLNRMRDYMPPAHRALIQAIAAGPSARHHIIATGSAELCHAYNNCVTALVELRNYHINTVVKYITIPANKGKVTSGCIFQIHSSAVAETGTGGTDLMCFLKSVRDTTRRVLINDI; encoded by the exons ATGGAGATAGCCAAGCACGTGCCCAGCTTAATCGAAAACCGTCAGATTCGCTCCAGAGTCAACGAG ATGCCTCTATTGAGCACTGTCCATCTACAAGGCCACAGAGAGCAGAGGCTGGCCCACCTCGCACTGGGCTTCATCACAATGGGCTACGTCTGGCAGGAGGGGGTGAAACACCCAAGCAAG GCCCTCCCAAGGAGCCTGGCTGTACCCTACTGTGAAGTCTCCGAGCTTCTCGGCCTCCCTCCCATACTGGTCTACGCAGACTCGGTCTTGGCAAACTGGAAGAAAAAGGATCCCAATGG ACCTCTGGAAATAGG AAATCTAGATACGATATTCACATTCCCGGGAGGCAACTGTGCCAGAggattttttttagtttctctGATTGTCGAGATAGCTGCAGCCACGGGTATAAAG TCTATTGCCACAGCACTGAACTCCATGTCCCTATACGATACCAACTCCTTGCATGAGGCTCTGCTAGATATAGCAAAGTCTCTCAACAACATGAGAGAAGCGTTCAAACTAATGCATG GCAGTGTAGACCCAGGAGACTTCTATGGACAACTAAGAATATTTTTGCACGG CTGGAGAGACAACCCGCTGTTGCCCGAAGGCATGCTGTACGAGGGGGTGTGGGAGGAGCCGAAGCACTACTCCGGGGGCAGTGCTGCACAGAGCTCAGCGATCCAGTGCTTCGATGAGTTTCTGGGGATACGGCACGGATTTGACTATG AAGCTCCATACCTCAACAGGATGAGGGACTACATGCCCCCGGCCCACAGGGCCCTGATTCAGGCTATAGCTGCTGGACCCTCGGCCCGCCACCACATCATAGCCACTGGGAGCGCTGAACTGTGCCACGCCTACAACAACTGTGTCACCGCGCTAGTGGAACTGAGAAACTATCACATCAACACCGTGGTCAAGTACATAACAATCCCAGCCAACAAAGGAAAAGTGACCAGCGGCTGCATCTTTCAGATACACTCCTCAGCTGTAGCTGAAACAGGGACAGGAGGCACAGATCTCATGTGTTTCCTGAAATCAGTCAGAGATACAACCCGAAGGGTGTTAATAAATGACATTTAG
- the LOC117966128 gene encoding disintegrin and metalloproteinase domain-containing protein 9-like isoform X2, protein MGTTLTQRRGVNLFSFCILLSSGIASESSAFSQTSHLSSYEVTVPKLIGKAKRDLDNAVSKKVSYVIQAEGRDHVVHLEKNEQFLPKDFTVFTYSKEGALISKQPEMQHHCHYQGYVEDIPNSMVALSTCSGLRGILQTANASYGIEPLDSSSTFQHLIYRLENLQSQPSACGVPHTHPETQDTQHTAHFDLPSVTQLLRRKRDVLPQTRYVELFLVVDNERFDFSNRNQTAVREEMVQLANYIDSMYIALNIRIVLVGLEIWNLQNKINIDGSAGEVLGRFVQWREKELAGRRRHDSAQLILKKSFGGTAGMAFVGTVCSRSHGGGINAFPHNNVPMFASIVAHELGHNLGMNHDDGRDCHCGVSACVMNSGATGSRNFSTCSSDDFEKLIVNNGGSCLLNLPHPDEAYSPPFCGNKLVDVGEECDCGSPKECEKDSCCEAKTCKLKRGAQCAYGVCCKNCQFMPGGTVCRGSSNECDLPEYCNGTSQLCQPDVFVQDGHPCKNSKAYCYNGVCQHYDGQCQAIFGPKAKAAPQVCFKDVNLKGDRFGNCGFQGNGYKRCESRNAMCGKLQCENVETLPVFGIQPSIIQTPIGNTKCWGVDFLLGSDVPDPGMVNEGTRCEEGKVCLNYQCVDAAVLKYDCDVEKMCHAHGVCNSNKNCHCDKGWAPPFCESKGYGGSVDSGPAYNDKDHSLRDGLLVFFFLIVPLSLLGLFAFFRRNELKRQFCRKKRSQTYESDGRAQPAAGRGQTPRSASNNIVKEGVVQTSRTAAVPSYAVRDPHTTPLRPPPPPVKQPVPQRPAPPPPV, encoded by the exons GTTCGGCTTTTTCCCAAACCTCGCATCTCTCTTCGTATGAAGTAACAGTTCCAAAGTTAATAGGAAAAGCAAAGCGGGACCTTGACAATGCTGTCTCCAAAAAG GTGTCGTACGTCATACAAGCAGAAGGAAGGGACCACGTTGTCCACCTGGAAAAGAATGA ACAGTTTCTCCCAAAGGACTTCACCGTGTTTACCTACTCCAAGGAGGGGGCCTTGATCTCCAAGCAGCCTGAGATGCAG cACCATTGTCATTATCAGGGTTATGTGGAGGATATTCCCAACTCCATGGTGGCACTGAGCACCTGCTCTGGACTCAG GGGGATTCTGCAAACCGCCAATGCCAGCTATGGAATAGAGCCCCTGGACTCTTCCTCTACCTTTCAACACCTTATCTATCGCCTTGAAAACCTCCAGTCCCAGCCTTCAGCGTGTGGAGTGCCgcacacacacccagagacacaAGACACGCAGCACACGGCACACTTTGATCTGCCAAGCGTGACCCAGCTACTGAGA AGAAAAAGAGATGTGTTACCCCAGACACGGTACGTGGAGCTATTTCTGGTTGTGGATAATGAGCGG TTTGATTTTTCGAACAGGAACCAGACTGCAGTGCGCGAGGAAATGGTTCAGCTTGCCAACTACATTGACAGT ATGTACATTGCCTTAAACATACGCATTGTCCTAGTGGGGCTGGAGATCTGGAATCTTCAGAATAAGATCAACATCGATGGGAGTGCGGGGGAGGTGCTGGGGCGGTTTGTTCAGTGGAGGGAGAAGGAGCTTGCAGGACGCAGGAGACACGACAGCGCCCAGTTAATCCT AAAGAAGAGTTTTGGAGGCACAGCGGGAATGGCGTTTGTCGGGACTGTGTGTTCAAGGAGTCACGGCGGAGGGATTAATGCG TTTCCACACAACAATGTCCCGATGTTCGCGTCTATCGTTGCCCACGAGCTGGGGCACAACCTGGGAATGAACCATGATGATGGGAGAGACTGTCACTGTGGCGTGTCTGCCTGTGTCATGAACTCCGGAGCCAC TGGCTCGAGGAACTTCAGTACCTGCAGCTCTGATGACTTTGAGAAGCTGATTGTGAACAACGGGGGAAGCTGCCTGCTGAACCTGCCCCACCCCGACGAGGCCTACAGCCCCCCCTTCTGCGGGAACAAGCTGGTGGACGTGGGGGAGGAGTGTGACTGCGGGTCACCCAAG GAATGTGAAAAGGATTCTTGTTGTGAAGCTAAGACATGCAAGCTGAAGCGAGGGGCCCAGTGTGCTTACGGAGTCTGCTGTAAAAATTGTCAG TTCATGCCCGGGGGGACTGTGTGTCGAGGAAGCAGCAACGAGTGTGATCTCCCGGAGTACTGCAACGGGACGTCCCAGCTTTGCCAGCCTGACGTCTTTGTGCAGGACGGGCACCCCTGCAAAAACAGTAAAGCCTACTGTTACAATGGGGTGTGCCAGCACTACGACGGGCAGTGCCAGGCTATCTTTGGACCAA AAGCCAAGGCTGCTCCTCAAGTTTGCTTCAAAGATGTCAATCTGAAGGGAGACAGATTTGGAAACTGTGGTTTCCAGGGTAATGGCTATAAGAGGTGTGAAAGCAG AAACGCGATGTGTGGTAAGCTGCAGTGCGAGAATGTGGAAACCCTCCCAGTGTTTGGCATCCAGCCTTCTATCATCCAGACTCCGATTGGGAACACCAAGTGCTGGGGAGTGGATTTCCTGCTGGGCTCTGATGTGCCGGACCCTGGCATGGTGAACGAAGGAACCAGGTGTGAAGAAGGCAAG GTTTGTTTGAATTACCAATGCGTGGATGCGGCTGTTCTTAAATATGACTGCGACGTGGAGAAGATGTGCCATGCCCACGGG GTCTGTAACAGCAATAAGAATTGCCATTGTGATAAAGGCTGGGCTCCCCCATTCTGTGAAAGCAAGGGGTATGGTGGTAGTGTTGACAGTGGGCCCGCTTACAATG ACAAGGATCACTCTCTGCGTGACGGGCTGCTTGTCTTCTTCTTCCTCATCGTTCCTCTCTCGCTGCTCGGCTTGTTCGCCTTCTTCAGGAGGAATGAGCTGAAGAGGCAATTCTGCAGGAAGAAGAGATCCCAGACCTACGA gtCTGACGGCAGGGCTCAGCCAGCAGCAGGCAGAGGACAGACCCCACGAAGTGCCTCTAACAACATAGTCAAAGAAGGG GTTGTGCAAACAAGTCGGACGGCAGCAGTGCCATCGTATGCTGTGAGGGATCCGCACACAACCCCGTTAAG ACCGCCTCCTCCTCCTGTCAAGCAGCCAGTGCCTCAGAGACCTGCCCCTCCACCTCCGGTATAG